One Dreissena polymorpha isolate Duluth1 chromosome 9, UMN_Dpol_1.0, whole genome shotgun sequence genomic window carries:
- the LOC127845155 gene encoding uncharacterized protein LOC127845155, with translation MAAASVSLDTYYSDTLAAYLCATCKNKNSKTVAKAYCKKCDACFCDQCVNLHNQLFQNHVTYGPKEKEKWPVAMATQEFLEICEVHTEEKLRLFCEDHTQLCCNTCILLSHQQCPKVTLIADNTLYATDHQQLSAKINTILDQLMKLQTNWESNLKSLQVSYEERLKEVNNMREKINSTLDKLEKAALKEMDEVKASWNASLKFDVDACSSLHTKLTRLNNALQETGTKNAELAFIAYQKSAEMLKQVDKYMNNNSVQTEVSLKLLVYNDIEVYLSNLTVLGHTIHVQKEVTMQESPDKAISVAGTTPVCVKIPIDRTNCDIRGICSLFNGQILVTDMTNKGLKLLDLRLKVVSVCAMSDSPYDMCLVSPCQVAVVIDKGIQFVSVNSGELVKGRRLQLQHECRGVAHHQGDLYVTSDTALYKYTLTGTLVNKMYEDTSSPFLVWRCAVSPSGDRIYVTNRSQHKLLTLARDGTVISNFTDRELHYPRGVHVTPAGQVLVCGSASSTVIQVDREGKKKIGTLATQKDGLQSPQSVFYDWQSGCVIIGCHNAIILMFNIK, from the exons ATGGCAGCTGCATCAGTGTCTTTGGACACATATTATTCTGATACATTAGCGGCATATCTTTGCGCAACTTGTAAGAATAAAAACTCTAAGACTGTGGCAAAAGCTTATTGTAAAAAGTGTGATGCTTGCTTTTGTGACCAATGCGTAAATCTACATAATCAGTTGTTTCAAAACCATGTCACTTATGGGCCTAAAGAAAAGGAGAAGTGGCCAGTTGCCATGGCTACACAGGAGTTTTTGGAGATCTGTGAAGTACATACGGAAGAGAAACTGAGACTATTCTGTGAGGACCACACCCAACTGTGCTGCAATACTTGCATTCTGCTGAGTCATCA ACAGTGTCCAAAGGTTACCTTGATTGCTGACAATACCCTGTATGCAACAGACCATCAGCAGCTGTCAGCCAAGATTAACACCATTCTGGATCAACTAATGAAGCTGCAAACAAATTGGGAGAGCAACCTGAAGTCACTGCAAGTGTCATACGAAGAAAGGCTTAAAGAGGTGAACAATATGAGAGAGAAAATAAATTCCACCTTAGATAAGCTGGAGAAGGCCGCACTGAAGGAAATGGATGAAGTGAAGGCCAGCTGGAATGCGTCTCTCAAGTTTGATGTTGATGCATGCTCAAGCCTTCATACTAAGCTGACGCGTCTCAATAATGCATTACAGGAAACTGGCACAAAAAACGCAGAGCTTGCGTTCATTGCTTATCAGAAAAGCGCAGAGATGTTAAAACAAGTGGAcaaatacatgaacaacaattcAGTACAAACAGAAGTTTCTTTAAAGTTGCTTGTGTACAATGACATTGAAGTGTATTTATCCAACCTCACAGTTCTTGGTCATACCATACATGTTCAGAAAGAAGTGACTATGCAGGAAAGTCCAGACAAGGCAATCTCAGTTGCAGGAACTACTCCAGTTTGTGTGAAAATACCGATTGATCGTACCAACTGTGATATCAGGGGCATTTGTAGTCTTTTCAATGGTCAGATACTTGTTACAGACATGACTAACAAAGGATTGAAGCTGTTGGATCTGCGGCTCAAGGTGGTCAGTGTCTGTGCTATGTCTGACTCTCCATATGACATGTGTCTGGTCTCCCCTTGTCAGGTAGCAGTCGTTATTGACAAAGGTATACAGTTTGTCTCAGTGAACAGTGGAGAGCTGGTGAAAGGCAGGAGGCTACAGCTACAGCATGAATGTAGAGGAGTTGCCCATCACCAGGGGGACCTCTATGTGACCTCAGATACTGCTCTGTACAAGTACACTCTCACTGGCACACTGGTGAACAAGATGTATGAGGACACATCATCTCCTTTTTTGG TCTGGAGATGTGCAGTGAGTCCCAGTGGTGACAGGATCTATGTTACCAACCGTAGCCAACACAagctcctcaccctggccagggatgggaCTGTTATCTCCAACTTCACTGACAGAGAACTTCACTACCCAAGGGGAGTTCATGTGacacctgcaggacaagtgctTGTTTGTGGATCTGCATCCAGCACTGTCATTCAAGTGGACAGAGAGGGCAAGAAGAAGATTGGTACACTGGCTACACAGAAGGATGGACTTCAATCCCCTCAATCAGTTTTCTATGACTGGCAATCTGGCTGTGTCATTATTGGATGCCATAATGCGATTATCCtgatgtttaatataaaatga